From Virgibacillus natechei, the proteins below share one genomic window:
- a CDS encoding heparinase II/III family protein: MNQIEIQTILENSDQCNRSLLFTTKQEQYDWLEKLNTQTQYKQQVDEIREEAKRLLEEPQETLSYSLFKLFHETGSRKEYEEVYFAKRRRLNTFTLMSVLEKDNPSYLEEFENIIWSICNEYTWCLPAHLNDDNETSYHRPFPFQEKTTHHTIDLFAAETGFTLSEILRLTEDLLDPLLKKRIHQEIDQRIMVPYRTTTFHWETATHNWAAVCAGSIGAIALHLFEDNKELSIVIERVLRTMNYYLDGFTHDGTCLEGYGYWQYGFGYYVYFSDLLKKRTDGNINTFDLEKVHQIALFQQKIFLNKERVVNFSDASPTATIPLGLSHYLAHMYNDFETPEYELRAYYKEDHTSRWAPAFRNLLWFDPELAGRPWSNATYYLNESQWLISRHLTEKGHPYVFAAKGGHNDEPHNHNDIGHFLLYGGNEIFLKDLGNGLYNKDYFASNRYSFVGNGSQGHSVPIINHHYQRDGSSHYSTVENVTLNEREERFCIDMTKGYAVESLHQLAREYRWKKTNEPTLTLLDTYIFDDQPESIIERIIIPPLLIKEEPGFLLLEGSSKLKIKFDQEKLQLKINKFEFTNHFGEVENNIALDFLVRKPEKNMHVQLDFEFE; the protein is encoded by the coding sequence ATGAATCAGATAGAAATACAAACCATCTTGGAAAATAGTGATCAATGTAATCGTTCATTATTATTTACAACGAAACAAGAACAATACGATTGGCTGGAAAAGCTAAATACTCAAACGCAGTACAAACAACAGGTTGATGAAATTAGGGAAGAAGCAAAGAGACTGCTTGAAGAACCACAAGAGACGTTATCGTATTCATTGTTTAAACTGTTTCATGAGACTGGCTCAAGAAAAGAATATGAAGAAGTCTATTTTGCCAAAAGAAGGCGTTTGAATACGTTCACCCTTATGAGTGTGCTTGAAAAAGATAACCCTTCATATCTGGAAGAATTTGAAAATATTATTTGGTCTATTTGTAATGAGTATACGTGGTGTCTACCGGCACATTTAAATGATGATAATGAAACTTCATATCATAGACCTTTTCCGTTTCAAGAAAAGACAACGCATCATACGATCGACTTATTTGCAGCAGAAACTGGGTTTACGTTAAGTGAAATTTTGCGATTAACGGAAGATTTATTGGACCCATTATTAAAAAAACGAATACATCAAGAGATTGATCAACGGATTATGGTGCCGTATCGAACAACTACGTTCCATTGGGAAACAGCTACCCATAATTGGGCTGCAGTTTGTGCAGGTTCAATAGGCGCAATAGCGTTACATTTATTTGAAGATAATAAAGAACTTTCCATTGTAATAGAACGCGTACTCCGTACCATGAATTATTATTTAGATGGTTTCACACATGATGGGACATGTTTGGAAGGTTATGGGTACTGGCAATATGGTTTTGGCTATTATGTTTATTTTTCTGATTTATTAAAGAAGCGAACAGATGGAAATATAAATACATTTGATTTAGAAAAAGTACATCAGATTGCGCTTTTTCAACAAAAGATTTTTTTGAATAAAGAAAGAGTGGTTAATTTTTCTGATGCTTCTCCCACAGCTACGATTCCTTTAGGGCTTAGTCATTATTTGGCGCATATGTATAACGATTTTGAGACACCTGAATATGAACTACGTGCATATTATAAAGAAGATCATACTAGCAGGTGGGCTCCAGCATTTAGAAATTTACTGTGGTTTGATCCAGAACTTGCAGGAAGACCTTGGAGCAATGCAACATACTATCTTAATGAATCCCAATGGCTTATTTCAAGACATTTAACGGAAAAAGGTCATCCTTACGTATTTGCTGCAAAAGGTGGGCATAACGATGAACCGCATAATCATAATGATATCGGTCACTTTTTACTTTATGGAGGCAATGAGATTTTCTTAAAAGATTTAGGAAATGGATTGTACAATAAAGATTACTTTGCTTCTAACAGGTATTCTTTTGTTGGAAATGGTTCTCAAGGGCATTCTGTTCCGATAATCAATCATCACTATCAACGGGATGGTAGCTCGCATTATTCAACTGTTGAGAATGTAACACTAAATGAAAGAGAAGAACGATTTTGTATTGATATGACAAAAGGATATGCGGTAGAAAGTTTACACCAATTAGCTAGAGAATATAGGTGGAAAAAAACAAATGAGCCAACTCTTACGTTATTGGATACGTATATATTCGATGACCAACCTGAGTCTATAATAGAACGGATAATCATTCCACCTCTTTTAATAAAGGAAGAACCTGGTTTCCTCCTTCTTGAAGGGAGTAGTAAGTTAAAAATAAAGTTTGACCAAGAAAAGTTACAACTGAAAATAAATAAATTTGAATTCACGAACCATTTTGGGGAAGTTGAAAATAATATTGCACTTGACTTTTTGGTGAGAAAACCAGAAAAGAACATGCACGTACAGCTTGATTTTGAATTCGAGTAA
- a CDS encoding TRAP transporter large permease — protein MVVEASLILVIVFAILLAVGIPIAISIAIASLATVMLVLPFDIAVFTSAQNMVSSLDSFSLVAVPFFMLSGIIMNHGGIASKLIDFAKLFGGRIHGSLAHTNIIGNGLFGSISSSAIAASTAIGGVMVPSQVNEGYDRKFAAAVNIASAPAGMVIPPSTGFIIFSLISGGTSIAALFMGGLVIGILWILAVMVVAYVIAKKRNYPIAPKAKNENAKKIILDAIPSLLLIVIVIGGILTGIFTAIEASAICVVYSLFLALIYYKTLTIKQLPNVVIHAVELTGVIMLLIAASSLMTFAMAITGMPDALSNLVLNISENPIIILLIINLVLLLVGTVMDVAPAILIFTPIFLPIAEGIGLDPVHFGIFFILNLCIGTITPPVGTGLFVGSSIGKVKIEEVIKPLLPFYAAIFALLMLVTYVPQISLFLPNLLDL, from the coding sequence ATGGTAGTAGAAGCCAGTCTGATTTTAGTTATTGTATTTGCTATTTTATTAGCAGTAGGCATACCTATTGCTATAAGTATAGCAATAGCTTCATTAGCTACGGTTATGTTAGTATTACCTTTTGACATTGCCGTTTTTACATCAGCACAAAACATGGTATCAAGTTTAGATAGTTTTTCACTAGTAGCTGTACCATTTTTTATGTTATCGGGTATCATTATGAACCATGGAGGGATTGCCAGTAAACTAATTGATTTCGCTAAGTTATTTGGTGGGAGAATCCACGGTTCATTAGCGCATACGAATATAATTGGAAATGGACTTTTTGGATCTATTTCTAGTTCTGCAATTGCCGCCTCTACAGCAATCGGTGGTGTTATGGTGCCGTCTCAAGTAAATGAAGGTTATGATAGAAAATTTGCTGCAGCAGTCAATATCGCATCAGCTCCTGCTGGGATGGTAATACCTCCTAGTACTGGATTTATTATCTTTTCTTTAATAAGTGGTGGAACCTCTATTGCAGCTTTATTCATGGGTGGACTTGTCATAGGTATACTATGGATATTAGCTGTTATGGTAGTAGCATATGTAATAGCCAAAAAGAGAAACTATCCAATAGCACCAAAGGCTAAAAATGAAAATGCGAAAAAAATAATACTTGACGCGATACCAAGTCTATTGTTGATTGTTATTGTCATTGGAGGCATACTTACAGGAATCTTTACAGCGATAGAAGCATCCGCAATATGTGTTGTTTATTCATTATTTTTAGCTCTTATTTATTATAAGACGCTTACCATTAAGCAATTACCAAATGTTGTTATCCATGCCGTTGAATTAACGGGAGTCATCATGTTGTTAATAGCAGCTTCATCTTTAATGACATTTGCGATGGCAATAACCGGGATGCCAGATGCTTTAAGTAATTTAGTATTAAATATTTCAGAAAATCCAATCATTATATTATTAATTATTAATCTTGTATTATTACTTGTTGGTACCGTTATGGATGTTGCGCCTGCTATATTAATTTTTACACCGATATTTTTACCTATAGCTGAGGGCATCGGTTTAGATCCAGTACACTTTGGTATATTCTTCATCCTAAACTTGTGTATCGGTACAATAACGCCACCTGTTGGAACCGGATTATTTGTAGGTTCTAGTATAGGTAAGGTGAAGATAGAAGAAGTAATAAAACCCCTTCTTCCTTTCTATGCAGCAATTTTCGCATTATTAATGCTCGTAACATATGTTCCACAAATAAGTTTGTTTTTGCCTAACTTATTGGATTTATAA
- a CDS encoding DUF2264 domain-containing protein: MRTADLPIKNNKLQTKRDVEQALKQIGDPVRPFYSKGFAKLHIGNTSASFPDSVAEMEGFSRLLWGLVPLLAGGEDYDLWDLHLEGIKNGTNPLHEEYWGEINDYDQRIVEMAAFGVALALIPDKIWDPLSKEEKDNLTTWLQQVNDHPVHDCNWLFFRVLVNLGLKKIGESYDAQRMEKDLDRIEQFYLGDGWYADGVNAHVDYYIPFAIHYYSLFYAKLMKDDDPERAKRYKDRASMFADQFVYWFAKDGSAIPYGRSLTYRFAQSAFWSAMVFAEVEGSFSYGVMKGLILNNLRWWFQQPIFKRDGSLTVGYRYPNLIMGEGYNSSGSPYWALKTFLILALTKEHPFWQSEELPLPPLHEKSVQHSPHLVLYRQEEKNHVVAFNSGHLSTNNHAHTSAKYEKFAYSNFFGFSVPRAEWGLEQGAFDSMLALSEGDNIYRVKRKSEETKIEGSIIHSKWMPWFDVEVNTWIIPGSPWHIRIHRIVTERYLDTAEGGFALGLENEYFENQAIDKVQNEMNTLARFPWGVSGIRSIYGNGKPKLIYPNSNTNLIHSRTVIPTVTNEINQGVHWLVSAVFGEPGLDTGKWNTPPKVEIVNDKIIVHSENGEHIRFQKDMKAVIK; the protein is encoded by the coding sequence GTGAGAACAGCTGATTTACCGATTAAGAATAATAAACTTCAGACAAAAAGGGATGTAGAACAAGCTTTAAAACAAATTGGTGATCCTGTAAGGCCATTTTATAGCAAAGGTTTTGCGAAATTGCACATAGGAAATACAAGTGCTTCGTTCCCTGATTCCGTTGCAGAGATGGAAGGTTTCTCCAGATTGTTATGGGGGCTTGTCCCCCTGTTAGCAGGCGGAGAAGATTATGATTTGTGGGACTTGCATCTTGAAGGTATAAAAAACGGAACGAACCCATTACATGAAGAATATTGGGGAGAAATAAATGACTATGATCAGAGAATCGTTGAGATGGCTGCATTTGGGGTTGCCTTGGCACTCATACCAGACAAGATCTGGGATCCACTAAGTAAAGAAGAAAAAGATAATTTAACTACTTGGTTGCAACAAGTTAATGACCATCCTGTCCATGATTGTAACTGGCTATTCTTCCGAGTATTAGTAAATTTGGGTTTGAAAAAAATTGGGGAATCGTATGATGCACAAAGAATGGAAAAAGATTTAGACAGAATCGAACAGTTTTATCTAGGCGATGGCTGGTATGCTGATGGGGTAAATGCGCACGTGGATTACTATATTCCTTTTGCTATCCATTACTATAGCCTCTTTTATGCAAAGTTAATGAAAGATGATGATCCAGAACGGGCAAAACGTTATAAAGACAGAGCGAGTATGTTCGCTGATCAGTTTGTTTATTGGTTTGCAAAAGATGGGTCAGCAATTCCGTATGGCAGAAGTCTGACGTACCGGTTTGCACAATCTGCATTTTGGAGTGCTATGGTATTTGCCGAAGTAGAGGGTTCATTTTCATATGGTGTTATGAAAGGACTTATACTAAATAATTTACGTTGGTGGTTTCAACAGCCAATTTTTAAACGTGATGGTAGTTTAACAGTTGGTTATCGATATCCAAACCTTATTATGGGGGAAGGTTACAATTCTTCAGGATCACCGTATTGGGCTTTAAAAACATTTCTGATTTTAGCGCTTACGAAGGAACATCCATTTTGGCAATCAGAAGAACTACCGCTCCCGCCCTTACATGAAAAGTCGGTACAACATTCTCCGCATCTAGTATTGTACAGACAGGAAGAAAAGAATCATGTTGTAGCGTTTAATTCGGGTCATCTGTCAACGAATAATCATGCACATACGTCAGCTAAATATGAGAAATTCGCGTATTCAAACTTCTTTGGTTTTAGTGTGCCAAGAGCGGAATGGGGGCTGGAACAAGGGGCTTTTGATTCCATGCTTGCTTTAAGTGAAGGCGATAATATTTATAGAGTAAAGAGGAAAAGTGAGGAAACAAAAATAGAAGGAAGTATCATTCATTCAAAATGGATGCCATGGTTCGATGTGGAAGTGAATACGTGGATAATACCTGGATCTCCTTGGCATATACGGATTCATCGCATTGTCACAGAAAGATATTTAGATACAGCAGAAGGCGGATTTGCCTTAGGATTGGAGAATGAATATTTCGAAAATCAGGCTATCGATAAGGTTCAGAACGAAATGAATACGCTCGCCAGGTTTCCATGGGGTGTTAGTGGAATAAGAAGCATATATGGAAATGGTAAACCAAAATTAATTTATCCAAATTCAAATACGAATCTCATCCATTCTCGTACCGTAATTCCTACTGTAACCAATGAGATAAACCAAGGTGTCCATTGGCTTGTGTCAGCTGTTTTTGGGGAACCAGGTTTGGATACAGGAAAGTGGAATACACCTCCTAAGGTTGAGATTGTAAATGATAAGATCATCGTACATTCAGAAAATGGAGAACATATTAGATTTCAAAAGGATATGAAAGCTGTAATAAAATAG